Proteins co-encoded in one Setaria viridis chromosome 9, Setaria_viridis_v4.0, whole genome shotgun sequence genomic window:
- the LOC117839653 gene encoding cystathionine gamma-synthase 1, chloroplastic has protein sequence MAPSTSLGKISLPRQQRRLLQPIHSPRHKRVTAAHPAALLQELFGDAEPPKPRRASDETLAVHAGEKLGKGADEAATDSIATPIVSGTTHWFKSSEDLIAFKEGRRHSHEYGRYSNPTVKVLEDKISALERAEATLVTSSGMNAIVATLLALVPPGGHVVTTTDCYSEARAFIRDRLSKMGIRSTFIDLDDMESLKAVLEQDDVTLFYADSPTNPLLKCVDIRLVAELCHRKGTLVCIDSTLASPINQKPLTLGADVVLHSATKYMAGHHDVIAGCISGSKTLISKIRAWHHDLGGAISPNAAYMIIRGLKTMALRVEAHNRTALDMARLLELHPKIERVHYPGLESNPWHQVAKSQMTGYGGVVSFEVKSDLCGTMRFVDALEIPLIATSLGGCESLVQQPAVMSFWGKSDDEKAKNRIKDNLVRFSFGIEKFEDLRDDILQALEKI, from the exons ATGGCTCCGTCCACCTCCCTTGGCAAGATCTCACTCCCGAggcagcagcgccgcctcctccaaccAATCCACTCTCCAAGGCACAAGCGCGTCACCGCAGCGCACCCAGCTGCGTTGCTCCAAGAGTTGTTCGGGGATGCTGAGCCTCCGAAGCCAAGACGCGCCTCCGACGAGACTCTCGCAGTCCATGCGGGGGAGAAGCTCGGGAAGGGCGCGGACGAGGCTGCCACGGACTCGATAGCGACGCCGATCGTGAGCGGCACAACGCACTGGTTCAAGAGCTCGGAGGACCTGATCGCCTTCAAGGAAGGCCGGCGCCACAGCCACGAGTACGGCCGGTACAGCAACCCGACGGTGAAGGTCCTTGAGGACAAGATCAGCGCGCTGGAGAGAGCCGAGGCAACCCTGGTCACGTCGTCCGGCATGAACGCCATCGTCGCGACGCTGCTCGCACTCGTGCCGCCGGGCGGCCACGTCGTGACGACCACCGACTGCTACAGCGAGGCTCGCGCCTTCATCCGTGACAGGCTTTCCAAGATGGGCATCAGGTCCACCTTCATCGACCTCGACGACATGGAGTCGCTAAAGGCAGTTCTTGAGCAGGACGATGTGACTCTCTTCTACGCGGACTCCCCGACAAACCCGCTGCTCAAGTGCGTGGACATCAGGCTGGTTGCAGAGTTGTGCCACCGGAAGGGCACCCTGGTGTGCATCGACAGCACGCTTGCATCTCCCATCAACCAGAAGCCGCTCACCCTCGGTGCCGACGTCGTCCTGCACTCCGCCACAAAGTACATGGCAGGCCACCACGATGTGATCGCTGGATGCATCAGCGGCTCGAAGACCCTCATCTCGAAAATACGCGCTTGGCATCACGACCTTGGCGGCGCCATCAGTCCG AACGCGGCTTACATGATCATACGCGGACTTAAGACAATGGCACTCCGCGTTGAGGCACATAACCGCACGGCGTTGGACATGGCACGACTCCTGGAGCTTCACCCGAAGATCGAGCGGGTGCACTACCCTGGGCTTGAGAGCAACCCATGGCACCAAGTTGCCAAGAGTCAGATGACGGGTTATGGCGGTGTTGTCAGCTTCGAGGTGAAATCGGACCTGTGCGGCACCATGAGGTTCGTCGATGCTCTGGAAATCCCATTGATCGCAACATCACTTGGCGGTTGTGAGAGCCTGGTGCAGCAACCTGCTGTCATGTCATTCTGGGGCAAGAGTGATGATGAGAAGGCCAAGAACAGGATCAAGGATAACCTGGTGAGATTCAGTTTCGGGATTGAGAAGTTTGAGGATCTGAGGGACGACATTCTCCAAGCCCTAGAAAAGATTTAA